In Chaetodon trifascialis isolate fChaTrf1 chromosome 2, fChaTrf1.hap1, whole genome shotgun sequence, one DNA window encodes the following:
- the LOC139346436 gene encoding prostaglandin D2 receptor 2, whose protein sequence is MSNTTLTLDALEGQLICPQLQMMRNHSLNNNTKANLVVVCIHGLVSCLGILENALILWVVGFRLQRRTVASVWVLNLAMSDFLTTLTLPLFTFYLSSSHSWVLGSPLCKTQASIFFLNMFVSAFLLAAISLDRCLLVAKPVWSQNHRSVAGAWKVCLLGWLWAAINTLPYFLFRSVTKKEDGRKLCYHNFALYSSSQATLERDCNVRQAATAISKLLLAFLVPLVVIAGSYILIGLSLRKRNRKRKQNANRFTDVLSVSNKDGASGATNTPTTTKKTNMFLKPLASSPPLSLTPTTLSPSTCNQSNHSQLSQSFTKMVTFVIAAFALCWAPYHIFCIIEVTAQYRSKNVNLVEVGLPIATTFAFLNPVLNPILYAFSCPNFCVRIRQSLVAVFDGLVEERGGLLMVPGRSLRAHIRRKSSRDISL, encoded by the coding sequence ATGTCAAACACAACCTTGACCCTAGATGCCTTGGAGGGACAGCTGATCTGCCCCCAGCTACAGATGATGAGGAACCACAgcctcaacaacaacacaaaggcCAATTTGGTGGTAGTCTGCATCCATGGTCTGGTATCTTGTCTGGGGATTTTGGAGAACGCCTTGATCCTCTGGGTGGTGGGCTTCCGCCTGCAGCGGCGCACTGTGGCCTCTGTCTGGGTGCTCAACCTGGCCATGTCTGACTTCCTGACAACCCTGACACTGCCCCTCTTCACCTTCTACCTTAGCTCCTCACATAGCTGGGTGCTTGGCAGCCCACTTTGCAAAACACAAGCATCCATCTTCTTCTTGAACATGTTTGTGTCAGCCTTCCTGCTGGCAGCCATTTCACTGGACCGCTGCCTGCTGGTAGCCAAGCCAGTGTGGAGCCAGAACCACCGCTCAGTGGCAGGAGCATGGAAGGTGTGTCTATTGGGTTGGCTGTGGGCAGCAATTAACACATTACCTTACTTCCTGTTCCGCTCAGTGACTAAGAAAGAAGATGGGAGGAAACTGTGTTATCATAATTTTGCCTTGTATTCATCCTCTCAAGCCACTCTGGAGAGAGACTGCAACGTGAGGCAGGCAGCAACAGCCATTTCCAAGTTGCTGCTAGCATTCCTGGTCCCCCTGGTGGTGATTGCAGGAAGCTACATTCTAATTGGTCTCAgtctgaggaagaggaacagaaagagaaagcagaATGCCAATAGATTCACTGATGTGCTTAGTGTGTCAAACAAAGATGGTGCGTCAGGAGCTACAAATACCCCAACAACCACAAAAAAGACTAATATGTTTCTCAAGCCTCTGGCTTCCAGTCCACCTTTATCCCTGACACCTACAACCTTGTCCCCTTCTACCTGCAATCAGTCCAATCACAGCCAGCTGTCCCAGAGTTTCACCAAGATGGTGACGtttgtgattgcagcatttgcACTGTGCTGGGCTCCCTATCACATCTTCTGCATAATCGAAGTAACAGCCCAGTACAggagcaaaaatgtcaacctagTGGAGGTGGGGCTGCCCATAGCCACAACCTTTGCATTCTTGAATCCAGTGTTGAACCCCATTCTGTATGCCTTCAGCTGCCCAAACTTCTGTGTCAGAATTCGACAGAGTCTGGTCGCAGTGTTTGATGGTCTGGTAGAAGAGAGAGGGGGTTTACTGATGGTGCCAGGGAGAAGTTTAAGAGCACATATTAGGAGAAAGAGCAGTCGAGATATAAGCCTTTGA